A stretch of DNA from Candidatus Eremiobacterota bacterium:
CGGCTACCACGCGCCGACGGTCTACTTCCCGCTGATCGTCCCGGAATGCCTGATGATCGAGCCGACCGAGACGGAATCGAAGGAGACGCTCGACGAGTTCATCGCCGCGCTGCGCGAGATCGTCACCACCGCCAAGGCCGACCCCGAAAAGATCCTCGAAACGCCGGTCAACACCGCGGTCGGCCGCATCGACGAGACCCGCGCCGCCCGCCAGCCCGATTTACGATGGCGGCCGCCGCAAACGCCCTGAGCGGTCAGCCGCGGCAGCGCTGGGCGATCGGGAGGAACGTTTTCGCGGACTGGTTCTCGTAGTAGCGCACGACGTTCGACATGTCGCCGCTCCACTGGTTCATCACTTGCTTGTCGCTCAGGTTGTTGCCGAGCAGCACCGGCATCCCGGGCGGCGCGGTCAGCGCGGGGAGCGGCTGCGCCGTCGCTTGCATCTGCGGGATGCGGCTGTTCCCGCCGAACGCCGAGGTCGAGGTGTCGATCCCGTTCTTCGCGATCGCGACGCGCTGCCGCATGACGAACTCGTTCAAGGTGTACGCGCGGCTGGCGACCGCTTCGTAGAGCTCCTCGAGCGCGCGCTTCTCGGCGACCACGTCGGCATCGCCGGTGTTGCGGAAGCGCGGATCGCCCAAGGCCTTGCTGATGGTTTGCGCTTCCTCCATCAGCTTCGTCGCGTCGCCGTCGATCCGCGCCAGCGCGGACTCGCGGTAGATGTCGGCCCGGTGCAGCGGGTCGGAGACGAGCTCGGCGTAGTCCGGCAGCCGCTTGCGCGTCTGCTCGAACGTGACGTCGGAACGCCGCGCGGCGGCGAACGAGGGGATGATCAGGTCGCGCATTGCCGCGCAGGCGGGCGTTGCCGAGCGGACGCGGCCGATGTTCGGCAGCGGCGGCGCGGTCGAGCCGGGCGCGGCGAACGGCTCCAGCGTTCCGAGCGGGAACGGCGTCGGCGTCGGCGCGGCGGCCAGCGCGACCATGAGAGCGACGGAAGAGGCGAGAGCGTGCACGCCGCTTCTTTCCACGAAGGCGCGCCGCCGCACCTCGGGAAGTGCGCGGCATGAACCGTGCCGACTTGCTCAAGAGCGCGTCGCTCTCGTGTAGTGCGCTCGCGCTTTCCGAGGGAGCGACCGTCGTCGCGGCCGACGCTGCCGCCGGCACGGCTGCCGACGCGGAGCTGAACCAGCTGCTGGCCGAGGACCGGCGCGACTTCTACCGCCGTCATCCCGAAACGGCGTCGCTCGAAGGCGACCGCTCGGGCGACGACCGCTGGGACGACCCGTCCGAAGCGGCCGCCGCCGCGGAGGCCGAGCACCAGCGCGGCGTTCTCGCGCGGCTCGCGCGCTTCGACCGGGCGCGCCTCTCGGAGACGGGCCGCACCAACCTCGAGCTGTACGCCGAGCAGTTGCGCGACGGCGTTCAAGGCTACGAGCTCAAGACGTACCTGTTCGCGCTCAACCAGCGCGGCGGCGTGCAGACCGACGTCGCCCTGGTCGACAGCTTGCCGTTCGCGACCGCGCACGACTACGAAGCGTGGGCGGCGCGCGTCGACGCCTGGCCGCACAAGGTCGACGCGACGGTCGGCGTGCTGCGCGAGGCGATCGCGCGCCGGATGCTGTGGCCGCGCGTGGTGATGGAACGCGTCCCGGCGCAAATCGACCGCCAGCTCGTCGCGCCGGAGCAGCACCCGTTCTTCGCGCCGTTCGCGCGCGTTCCGGCGAGCGTGCCGGCCGCCTCGGCGGCGAGCTTGCGCCAGCGCGTGCGCGCGTCGATTGCACACGGCGTGATTCCGGCGCTGCGCCGGCTGCGCGCGTTTTTCACCGACGCGTATCTGCCGGCGGCGCCGAGCGAGGTCGGGCTCGCGCGCGTTCCGAACGGCGAAGCGATCTACGCGTACCTCACGCGCGTCAACACCACGACGGCGCTGGCGCCGCGCGCGATCCACGAGCTCGGGCTGCGCGAGGTCGCGCGCATCCGCGGCGAGATGGAAGCGGTCGCGCCGCGCACCGGCTACTCCGGCTCGCTGCAAGCGGTCTTCGCGGCGATGCGCGCCGATCCGAAGAACTACCACCAGAACGCCGACGAGCTGCTGCTGGCATACCGCGCGCTCGCCAAGCGCATCGATCCGGAGCTGGTGCGGTTCTTCCACGTGCTGCCGCGGATGCCGTACGGCGTCACGCCGATCCCGGCCGCGATCGCGCCCGACGCGACGACCGCGTACTACCAGCCGGGCGCGCTCGACGGCACGCGCGCCGGGATGTACAACGTGAACCTGTACCGCCCCGACCAGCGGCCGATCTACGAGATGCCGGTGCTGACGCTGCACGAAGCCGTGCCGGGACACCACTTGCAGTTCGCGCTCGCCGCCGAGCTCGGCGCGCTGCCGGAGTTTCGCCGCGCGGCGTACTACGTCGGTTACTCCGAAGGCTGGGGTTTGTACGCCGAGTCGCTCGGCGACGCGTTCGGCTTGTACGACGATCCGAAGGCGAAGCTGGGCGCGCTCAGCTACGAGATGTGGCGCGCGGTGCGGCTCGTGGTCGACACCGGAATGCACGCGTTCGGCTGGTCGCGCGACCGCGCGATCGCGTATTTTCTCGACAACGCCGCGAAGACCAAGCTCGACGTCGTCAACGAGATCGACCGCTACGTCACCGATCCCGGTCAGGCGCTCGCGTACAAGATCGGCCAGCTGAAGCTGTTGGAGCTGCGCGAGCGCGCGCGCCGGCGGCTCGGCGCGCGCTTCGACCTGCGCGACTTCCACGGCGTCGTCCTGGGCGCGGGCTCGCTCCCGCTCGACGTCCTGGAGCGCCGCGTCGACGCCTGGCTCGCGGAGCCCCGGCCGGTCCGGACGGCGTGACGAAATTTCACCGTTCTCCTCGCGGAGAATGCGGAGCAGGCGTCGTATTACCCGGACATGGCTAGGCGCCCGACGCCGACTCTTACCGAGGCCGAGTACCGCCTCATGGACATCTTGTGGGACCTCGGCAACGCCACGGTCTCCGACGTGCACGCGCGGCTCGAAGACCGCCCCATCGCGTACACGACCGTCCTCTCGACGCTGACGATCCTCGAGCGCAAGGGGTACGTCAAGCACACGACCCGCGGGAAGGCGAACGTCTACAAGCCGCGCGTCGAGCGCGACGCCGCCCGCCGCACCGTCGTCGAGAACGTCCTGGCGACGTTCTTCAACGGCTCGCCGCGCGCGCTGATGCTCAACCTGCTCGACTGCGAGCGGCTCAGTCCGGACGAGGAGCGGCGGCTGCGCACGCTGCTCGAGGCCGAAGCCTGAACGCATCGGCTGCGGCGCTCGCCGGGCTCGCCGCCCTCGCCGCCAGCGTCCCCATCGCCGCCGGCGGGTTGTTCGCCGCCCGGCCGTTCCGGCTCGCCGCGACCCGCTACCGCGTCCTCGCGGCAGCGTTCTCGATCGCCGCCGCCGTCGGGCCGCTGGCGTTCGCCGCCGCCCGGCTTCGCGCGGCGGCGCCCTCGGGCGGCCAGGCCGCCGCGGCCGGCGTCCTTTCCCTCGCAGCGCTGCCGGCGGTGCTGCTGGTCGGGCTGATCGCGGCCGGGCTGCTGTTCGTGCTGGGGCTCGACGTGGTGCGGCTGCGCCGGGTGAAGCGCGGCGCGCTCCCGCTCGGCTCGGTGGCGGTGCGCCGCGCCCGCATCGGCACCTCGCGGACCGTCGCGACGCCGACCGCGATCGGCTACCTGCACCCCGCCGTCGTCCTGCCCGACGGGTTCCGTGACCGGGTCGACGCCAGCGAGTGGGAAGCCGTCCTCGCGCACGAATGCGCGCACCTCGCCCGCCGCGACGACTGGGCCAAGGCGCTCCAGAGTGCCGTCTTGCGCGCCGGCTGGTGGATGCCCGGGCTCTGGGTTCTCTCGCGCGCGCTCGACCTCGAGCGCGAGCTGGCCAGCGACGAGCGCGCCGTCGGCGCCGGCGGCGCTCGCCGCTACGCGGCCTGCCTGCTGCGGCTGGCGACCGCGCGCGGCACCGATGCGGTCGCGCCCGGCCTGTGGGGCCGGCGCTCGCACGTCGCGATCCGAGTCGAACGGCTGCTCCGGCCGGTCACCGCCGGCGCGCCGGTCGTGCGCGCGGCCGCGCTCGGCGCGTTCACCGCACTCGCGCTCGCGGTGCTGGGCGCGGCAATCGTCGTCGTGCCGGGCACCGGCCCGCAACCGGTGATCGCCCACGTCCGGCCGGTCGCCGCGCACGTCTTCGTCATCGCGCACGCGGCCGTTCACCGCCCGCTTCACCAGGGCGCGCACGCCCGCCGCTTCGCACCGCCGCGCGTGATCTCGTTCGTCGAGCAGCCTGCCGCGGCCAAGGCCGCACTGCCGGCTGCAGCGGCAGCCACCGCGGCTCCGAGCGCCGCCGCGGCGCCGGCCCATCGCGTCTCCGATGCGACTCGCGCCGTCGTCGGTGCCGCCGTCCCGGCTGAAAGCCCGTCCAGGGCGAAGGCCAAGCAACCGGCGGTCGTCGCGTTCGTCGCGCCGGTTCAGGGCTCGGCCGCCGCGCCCGCGCGTCGGCTCCCGGAGAGCCGGCCGGCGGCGAGCCGAGCCGACGTCTCGCCGGAGCCGCTGACGTACGCCGTTGCCGCGCCGCCGCGCCGCTGCGCGACCTGCTTCGGGCCGTTGCGCTCACCGGACGCCGTCCCGCCGGCGGCGCCGGCCTTCACACCCCCGTCGGTGGCGACCGGAACCGGTAGCTCCGCCATCGCCGCCGGCGATCCCGGGCTCGGGATCGTCGACCTCAACCCGGGCTTGATCTGGTACCGGACGCCGGCGCGCGTCATCCAGCTGCCGTAGCCCGAACTGAGCCCTCCGGCGCTCGGTTCTTCTTGGGACCGCGCGCTATACTGAGAGAAAGCCGGCCCGGAACATCGGGCTGGATCTGTCTCTCGGGAATCGTGATGCGGATCAAGTACGAGGTCTCCGCCGGCGGGCTGGTGCTCCGGCGGAACGGAAACTCTTTGGAGGCGCTCCTCATCGGGCGCGGCGAGCCTCGCGTTTGGTCGCTGCCGAAGGGCCACGTCGAGCCGCGGGAGACGCACGAGCAGGCCGCGCTGCGCGAGGTTCGCGAGGAGACCGGCTGCTGGGCCGAGATCCTGTCCAAGCTGTCAGACATCTCGTACTGGTTCTACCTGAACCGCACCAAACACAAGAAGTCGGTCCACTTTTACCTGATGCGCTATCTCTCGGGCGACACCGCCAACCACGACCACGAGGTCGACGAGGCCCGCTGGTTCGAGATCAAGGCCGCCAAGAAAGCCCTGAAGTACGTCAACGAGAAGCGCCTGGTCGACTTGGGCCTGGAGTGGCTGGAGCAACAGGGCGGCAGCATCTTCGAGCCCGAGACCGTCACCGCAGCCCAGTCCGTGGGAGAAACCAGCGCATAGGGTCGACGGCATGGGCGGACCGGAGCGAAGCGAGGACCGCGAAGGGTTCGCGGGACGCGAACCCACGATGACTGAAACCGCTGCCTTGGACGAGCGCGCTTTGCGCGTCTCCGTCGACGTGTTCGACGGTCCCCTCGACCTGCTGCTCAACCTCGTCAAAGAGCGCCAGCTCGACATCGCAACGGTGCCGCTGGCGACCGTCGCGGACCAGTACCTGGCCTACATCCACGCGATGGAAGCGCTCGACGTCGAGCTCGCGGCCGACTACCTCGTCGTCGCCGCGACGCTCGTCTTCCTGAAGTCGAAGGCGCTGCTCCCGCCGATCCCGATCGAGCTCGCCGGCGAGGGCGAGGAGTCGGCCGAGGCGATCGAGGCGCGGCTGCGCGAGCGCCTGATCGCGTACTCGAAGTACCGCGACGTCGGCCAGGACCTGCGCGCGCGCGCCGCCGAGGCCTCGGCGTACTACCTGCGCCCGGACGGCGGCGACCCGACGGCCGAGCTGGTTCAGCGCTACCGGATCGACGCGGGGAAGCTGGCCGGCGCGCTCGCCGCGGCACTGCGCGCCGCCAAGCCCGAGAAGCGCACGATCGTGCGCGAGCGGGTCTCGCTGAACGAGCAGATGGACCTGGTCGCGCGGGCGGTCCGCCGCGCGGGCCGGGCCTCGTTCTTCGGGCTCTGCGCGGGGCTCGACCGGCTCGCGATCATCGTCACCTTCCTGGCCGTCCTGGAGCTGGTCCGGCGCGGGCGCGTTCGCGTCGCGCAGGCCGAGGCGTTCGAGGACATCGAGCTGCTCCCGCCGTTCGAGGAGAACCATGCAGCCTGAGCTGGTCGACACCGGCAAGCTGCAGCGCGACCTCGAAGCGCTGCTGTTCGTCGCCTCCGAAGCGCTCTCGATCAAGCAGCTCGCCAAGTTGACGGGGGCCGAAGAGTCCGCCGTCGCGCTGGCGGTCTCCAAGATCGAAGAGGAGTTCGCCCACCGCGGGATCGTGGTGCGGTTCGCCGGGGGCGGCTACCGCTTTGCCAGCGCCCCGGCGGCGCGCGAGGCCGTCGAGGCGTACTTGCTGCCGCCGAAGTCCAACCTCTCGCCGGCCGCGCTGGAGACGCTCGCGATCGTCGCCTACACGCAGCCCTGCACCAAAGGCGAGATCGAGGACGTGCGCGGCGTCAGCGCCGACTCGGTGATCGCCACCCTGCTCGACCGGCGCTTCATCGCCGAGTCCGGGCGCCGGGAGACCCCCGGGCGGCCGCTGCTCTACAAGACGACCCCCGAGTTCCTGGAGTCCTTCGGATTGAACTCGCTCGACGAGCTGCCGCAGATCGACGTCGAAGCAGGCGTCCCGCTGGAGCTCGCCTTCCCGGTCCCCACGGTGGCGAGCGCGGCGGCAACTTTCGAGCCTTCGGCGGCGGTCCAAGCCGGTGAATACGAAGAGTCCGAGACGGACGAACAGCACAATCCGCCGGTCGAGACGACCGTCGAACCAGAAACGGAGCCACAACCATCAGCGGTCTAGCCGCAACGAGTCTCGTCCCCGCCGACGTGTGGGCGACGATCGACCACAACTGCCAGCGCGTCGCGCTGACCCATGAACTGATCCAGCCGGGCGAGCAGTTCGCCCTCACCGCCGACCAAAAGAAAGCGGTCGAAACCATCACCGCCGCGCTCGACGACGGCACCTTCGAGTTTCTGCTCAAGGCGCCGACCGGCTCGGGCAAGACCGAAGTGATGCTGCGCGTCGCGGTCGACACGATCTTGGCGACCGGCGGCTACGTGGTGATCCTCGCGCCGACGCGCGACCTGATCCGCCAGCACGTCACCTACTTCACCGAACGCCTCCAAGGGACTGGGATCGGCGTCGGCCAGATTCACGGCGGCGCCGCGCCGGCCGAGCGCCGTGCCGTCGAAGCGGGGATCGAGAACGGCTCGATTCACGTGGTGGTCGGCTCGGCGATGATGCTGACGATCGACCGCCACTGGGAGATCATCGACAAGAGCGATCTGCTGGTGATCGACGACGTCAACGCGTTCGACGAGCGCGAGCACCTGCGGCTGCTCGAAGACCTCGACTGCCCGATGCTCTTCGCCTCGGCGACGCCCGACGAGCTGCGGCGCTTCCTGGAGCGGATCGGCGCGCTCGACAACGTCGTGTCGATGAAGAAGATGCCGTTCGACGTCCTGCCGACCAAAGTCCACAAGGTGGAAGGCGTGTGGGGCGAGCCGCCGGCCGAGCAGCTCTCGCGCGCCGACACGCTGATTCGCGAGCATCTCGCGCGCGGCTCCCGCATCTTCGTCATCGGCCGCACGCGCGGCGACGTGCCGCGCTTGGCGGAGCGTTTGGAGCAGACCTACGACATCGACGTCGAGCAGCTGCGCGGCGACATGGCGGACACCAGCGAGCAGAGCCGGCGCTACCGCCGCAAGGGCGTGAAGGTCAACGACGTCGGGACGCGGATCGCGATGATGAACAGCTTCCGCAGCAAGTCGCCGGCGGTGCTCGCCGCCACGAACCTGATCGGCAGCGGGATCGACATCCCGGCGGCGGACTTGATCGTCATCACCGACTCCGACGCGTTCGGCGAGTCGGAGATCGAGCAGCTGATCGGCCGCGTCGGGCGGCGCGAACGCCCTTCCGACGCCGTGCTGCTGACCGGGACGACGTTCGAGAAGAACCCCTCGCGCGCGATGGCCTCGCCGCGGGCGAAGAGCTTCATGCCGGCCGGGATGCGCGCCCGCCAGTTCAACTTCGGCCGCCGCCGTTAGCACGTGAAAATCGGTTCGCACATCCGCGTTGCGAACGGCTACGACGCGGCGCTCGCGTACGCGCAGCGCCTGGGCTGCACGACGATGCAGATCTTCGCGGGCAACCGAAGACCTACCGCGTCGGCGCGATCGACACGCCGGCGCTGCAGCGCTTCGCCGCGGCGCGCCAGGCGGCCGGCATCGCGCCGGCCGCGATCCACACCTCGTATCTGATCAACCTCGCCAGCGACGACAAGAAGATCGTCGCCAGCTCGCTGAAGCTGCTGAAGAACGACTTGAAGGTCGCCGCGGCCGGCGAGCTCGCGTACGTCAACACGCATTTGGGCTCGTACGGCACGCGCGACCGCAAGGACGGTTTCGCCACGGTGGTCGCCGCGCTCGAGGCGGCGCTGGACGGGATCGATCCCGGCGTTCACTTGGTGATGGAGAACAGCGCCGGGGCGGGCCAGCTCTGCGGCGGGACGATCGAGGAGCTGGGCGGGTTCGTGCGCGCCGTCGGGCACCCCAACCTGCGCGTCTGCCTGGACACGGCTCACACTTGGGCGGCCGGCTACGCGATCGACACCAAGGACGGCGTCGAGCGGTTCTTCGAGCTCGTCGAACGCGAATTGGGGCTGGACCGCGTGGTGATGTTCCACTTCAACGACACGCAGATCGAGCTGGGCGGCCACCGCGACCGGCACTGGCACATCGGGGAAGGCCGGATCGGGATCGAGGGTTTCCGGGCGATCGTCGCGCATCCGGGAGTCCAAGGAAAGATCGCGATCCTCGAGACGCCGGGTGAGGAAGAGGACGACGCGCGGAACATCGGTACGCTTCGAACCGTGCTGGAGGGATCGTTGGCATGAGTGAACAGCCCGAACGCCGCCACGCCAAGCGGGTCGCGATCCGGCTGCCGGTCGTCTACCGCGGTCCCGACGGCGCGCCGAAGCACGGCACGACCGAAAACGTCTCGCGGCGCGGGATGCTGCTGGTCGCGCAGGAGCAGTCGCCGGAGGGGACGCGGCTGCGGGTCGCGATCACCGGGCTCGACGGCCGCGAGCGCGAGATCGGCGTCGAGGTCGTGCGCTCGACCCCTGACGGGCGCGTCGCCGTCTCGGTCGCCGACAGCGACGCCGCGGAGATCGACGCGATCGTCGAGGCCGAGGAGTCTTCCTCCGAAGGCTGATCGCGCGGCGCTGCGATGATCGTTCATTTTGACCTTGACGCCTTTTATGCGTCGGTCGCGCAGCGCGACGATCCTTCGCTGCGCGGCGTGCCGCTCGCGGTCTCCGGCAGCTCGCGGCGAGCGGTGGTGCTGACCGCGTCGTACGAAGCGCGGCCGTTCGGCGTGCGTTCCGCGATGCCGCTGTACCGCGCGCTGGAGCTGTGCCCGCAGCTTACCGTCGTGCCGCCGAACTTCGCCGCCTACCGGGAAACGTCGGAACGCGTCTTCGCGATCTTCGAGGACGGCGCGCGCGCGGTCGAAGGACTCTCGCTCGACGAAGCGTTCTGCGACGTGCCCGGCGACGATCTGGAGGCGGCGGTCGCCTTCGCGCAGCGCGTTCGCGCGCGCGTGCGCGACGAAGTCGGATTGACGGTGAGCGCCGGGGTCGCGACGGGAAAGATGGTCGCGAAAATTGCGAGCGATGCGAACAAGCCGGACGGGTTGACGATCGTGCCGCCCGGCACGGAAGCGGAGTACCTCGCGCCATTGCCGGTCGGACGGTTGTGGGGCATCGGGCCGAAGACGCAGCCGCGGCTCGAAGCGGCGGGGATCCGCACGATCGGCCAGGTCGCCGCGCTCGACGACGCGCGCTTGTACGAGCTGTTCGGGCGCGGCGGGCTGTTCTACCGCGACCTTGCGCGCGGGATCGACGAGCGCGAGGTCGATTCATCGCGCGAGCGCAAGTCGATCTCCACCGAAGAGACGTTCGAGTACGACGAGCGCGACGAGTCGCGCATCCTCGCGCTGCTGCGCGCGCAGGCCGACGAGCTCGCCCGCGATCTGCAGGTGAGGCAGCTGCGCGCCTCGACCGTCGGCGTGAAGATCAAGCGCGCGGACCACACCGTCACCGGCCGCCAAACCTCGCTCGTCGTCGCGACCAACGACGCCGACGCGATCCACGACGCCGCGGTGTGGTGCTGGCAGCGCGCCGGCATGTACGACGTGCCGATCCGCCTCCTCGGCACCCGCGTCGCCTCGCTGACCGACGAAGAAGCCCGCGAGCTGCGGCTGTTCTGAGCGGGATCGCGGCGAGGGGCCCAGGTTCGTACCAGCATTCGAGGCGAACCTACGGCTGAGCTATGAGGCGCGTGAACGCCATTCGGCGGGTCGTGGCGGTTCTGACGGCGGGCGGGTTGCTGTGCGCCGCCCCCGCCGCTGCGGAGCGGCAGGGTTATCTCGTGACGATCGCCGGACGCGTCGTGTCGGTCGACCGCGCGCACGGAACGATCGTGCTGCGACACGGGATGCTCGAGACGACGTCACCGGGTGTCGAGACGTGTCTGGTGCCGCCGCGCTTGCTGAAGTACTTTCGCGCCGGGATGGAGCTGACGGCGCGGGCGGACACGAGCCGGCGGCCGTGGCGGCTGACCGAGGTGCAACATTTTCACGTGCGGCGCGAGCCGCCGGCGCACGATCCTCGTCTGGCATTCCTTTTCGGTGAGGTGGCCGATGAACGAGCGAAATAGCGCCGCGCCGCCGCAGCGTTCGCGGCGCGGGCTGCTGACGTACGGGCTCGCTTCGCTGTTGGTCGCGGTCGGCATTTTCATGGGAGTCGTGGCCGACCGGATGGTGCAGCGCCACGAGACGCTGCCCGAGGCGATCGTGCAGCAGATCGTGCGCGTTCCGACGGCGCAGGAGGCGTTTCACAAGGACCGCGTCTACCTGCTGCTGCTCGGCATCGACTACGACTACGACGTTCACGACCAGCCGTTTTCCTCGCACGCGCGCAGCGACACCATCATGGCCGCCGGGCTCGACTTCGCGGCGAAGCAGGCGCGTTTGGTATCGGTCCTGCGCGACACCGACGCGACGGTCAACGGCCGCGAGACGAAGATCAACGCCGCGTACTCGGAAGGCGGCGTGAAGCTTGCCGACGCGGTGATCGGCAACTTTCTCGGGCTGCCGGCCGACGCGCGCGGCCGGCACTTCGACCGCTACGTCGTCGTGCGCGTGAACGCGATGAAGGACTTGGTCGACGCGATCGGCGGCATCGACGTCCCGGTCACCGAAACGCTGAACTACGACGACAACTGGGGCCATTTGCACATTCATTTCAAGCCCGGGCTCGTCCACATGAACGGCGAGCAGGCGCAAGGGTACGTTCGTTTCCGGCACGACGAGTGCAGCGACCCGTGCCGCACCAAGCGCCAGCAGCAAGTCGTTCGCATCCTCCTCGACAAGCTCAAGCGCGACCGCGTGAACGACTTGATTCACGGCGGCGCACTGGTGGACGTGTTCCGGCGCGACGTCGACACGAACTTGAGCCCGGACGAGATCAAGGCGCTGGCCTGGACGTTCAAGGACACGCCGACCGCCTCGCTGCTGCACGCCGACACGATCGGGTACGTCGGCACGAAACAGACGCTGGACGGGGAGACGGTCGTCCCGGACGAGCAGCAGCGCGCGACGCTCGTCGCCGGCTTGCTGGGCCCGTACACCGCGGCGAAGGCGCTGCCGAGCGGCGTCGCCGCCGTCAATCCTTCGGCGGTTCACGTCGTGGTCGAGAACGGGAGCGGCGTGCGCGGAGCCGCGACGCAGGTGGCGGAGATGCTGCGCAGCCGCGGCTACGTCATCGATGCGGTCGGCGACGCCGACTCGTACGGCTACGACACGACGCAGATCGAAGACGCCTCGGCCTCCTCGGAGCGGGGTGCGCGGCTGCGCGCCGACCTCGGCTTCGCCGCGGCGGTCCTTACGACGCCCAAGCGGAGCGCGAAGGACAACGACGCGGTCCGTATCGTCGTCGGCCGCGACTACGCAAGCAAGACGCCGTAAAGGCGAAGACGGCGTAATCGCGCGGCGTGACGCGGCGCGTTAGACGTGATCCGAGCTCCAACACGGGTCGGCGGTTTCCCGCTGCACGCTCGCTCGGGCTCGAAACGCTGCGCGAAAGGGCGCGCTGAGCGGGAGGACCATGGCGATCGCGGTCGTGCGCGCGCGGACGGCGCCGCGCGGCAGCGCGTCGCGCGCGACCGCCGGCGGGAGCCAGCCGCGGACCGTGCGCAAGTCGCCGGCGGCGGCGCGCAACAGCGGTTGGATCGTGGCGGCGTCCTCGTCGCGCGCGTACGCGAGCTCGTCGAGCACGAACGCGTCGGAGGACGGGACGCGCCGTCCGCTCACGTACGCGGCGAGCCCCCGAGCGCGCCGCGCGCCGAGCTGCACCAGCTGGCCGGCGTGCTCGCGCGAGGCAACGCGCAGCCGCTGCCACTCCCAGTCCAGCGGCGTGCGTTCGAACCGAAACGGCCGGCGCGCGTCGAGCGCTGCGAACACGCGCCGCATCGCGGTGCCCTCACCGGCGCCGAGCGCCACGATGTCGACTCGCTCGGACGAAAGCCTGTCCGCGCGCAACGAGATCGTGCGCGAGGGCAGCGCGACGAAGCCGAGCTTCTCGTAAAATACCGGATGGACGTCGCTGAACAAGTAGACGAGATCCGTACCGCCGGCGCGCTCGGCGTCGAGAAACGCTGCGATCAGCGCGGTCGCGCAGCCGCGCCCGCGTAGCTTCTCGGGCGTGAACACCGCGCCGATGCCGGCTGCGGCGTACGTCCGTTCGCCGCAGCGCAGCACGCGCTCGTAGCGCTTGCACGCCGCGACCAGCGTGCCGTCGACGCGCAGCCCCAACGTGCGAAACCGCCGCTTGCCCCACGCCGAGGATGCCGTCGCGCGAAACTCGGCGGCGTACTCGTCGAACGTACGCGCACCGGCCCACAGCGCTGCGGTCTGAGGCAGCACCGTGCGGACGTACTCGTCGGCAGAGATGACGTCGAGCTGGAGACTGCCGCGGGTCACGCCTCACCGTCCGACGATGAGCGCGGGCAGCCCTTCGCGCCTGCCGAGATCGGCTACACGAACGCCAGCGTGGGGTAGGTTCCGTTCAGTACGTCGGTCGGGTTGCGCCCGAGCCACTTCTCGATCACCGTCGCGTAGACGGCGCGGAAATCGGTCGAGAACTTCAGGTCGCCGTGGTCGAGGTCGGTCAGCGAGGGATGCTCGCCGTAGATGCCGCCCTTCACGCCGCCGCCGACGATGAACAGCGGCATCGCGGTGCCGTGATCGGTGCCGTTCGAGGCGTTCTGCGCGACGCGCCGGCCGAACTCGCTGAACGTCATCGTCAGCACCTTCTTGTCGAGCCCGTGCGCGGCGAGGTCTTGGTAGAACGAGACCAGGCCGTCACCGAGATAGCCGAGCAGCCGGTCTTGCTGCGCGCGCTGGCCGGCGTGGGTGTCGAACGAGCCGAGCGAGACGAATACGATCTTCGAGCCGGCGGTCGAGCCGATCAGCTTCGCCGCCAGCGCGAGCTGCTGCGCGAAGCCGTTGTTCGCGTACGTTGCTTTGTTGGTGAACTCGGCGGTCTGCTTGCGCAGCGTGTCGCCGCCGTGGTACGC
This window harbors:
- a CDS encoding DUF885 domain-containing protein, which translates into the protein MNRADLLKSASLSCSALALSEGATVVAADAAAGTAADAELNQLLAEDRRDFYRRHPETASLEGDRSGDDRWDDPSEAAAAAEAEHQRGVLARLARFDRARLSETGRTNLELYAEQLRDGVQGYELKTYLFALNQRGGVQTDVALVDSLPFATAHDYEAWAARVDAWPHKVDATVGVLREAIARRMLWPRVVMERVPAQIDRQLVAPEQHPFFAPFARVPASVPAASAASLRQRVRASIAHGVIPALRRLRAFFTDAYLPAAPSEVGLARVPNGEAIYAYLTRVNTTTALAPRAIHELGLREVARIRGEMEAVAPRTGYSGSLQAVFAAMRADPKNYHQNADELLLAYRALAKRIDPELVRFFHVLPRMPYGVTPIPAAIAPDATTAYYQPGALDGTRAGMYNVNLYRPDQRPIYEMPVLTLHEAVPGHHLQFALAAELGALPEFRRAAYYVGYSEGWGLYAESLGDAFGLYDDPKAKLGALSYEMWRAVRLVVDTGMHAFGWSRDRAIAYFLDNAAKTKLDVVNEIDRYVTDPGQALAYKIGQLKLLELRERARRRLGARFDLRDFHGVVLGAGSLPLDVLERRVDAWLAEPRPVRTA
- a CDS encoding BlaI/MecI/CopY family transcriptional regulator, with the translated sequence MARRPTPTLTEAEYRLMDILWDLGNATVSDVHARLEDRPIAYTTVLSTLTILERKGYVKHTTRGKANVYKPRVERDAARRTVVENVLATFFNGSPRALMLNLLDCERLSPDEERRLRTLLEAEA
- a CDS encoding M56 family metallopeptidase — protein: MFAARPFRLAATRYRVLAAAFSIAAAVGPLAFAAARLRAAAPSGGQAAAAGVLSLAALPAVLLVGLIAAGLLFVLGLDVVRLRRVKRGALPLGSVAVRRARIGTSRTVATPTAIGYLHPAVVLPDGFRDRVDASEWEAVLAHECAHLARRDDWAKALQSAVLRAGWWMPGLWVLSRALDLERELASDERAVGAGGARRYAACLLRLATARGTDAVAPGLWGRRSHVAIRVERLLRPVTAGAPVVRAAALGAFTALALAVLGAAIVVVPGTGPQPVIAHVRPVAAHVFVIAHAAVHRPLHQGAHARRFAPPRVISFVEQPAAAKAALPAAAAATAAPSAAAAPAHRVSDATRAVVGAAVPAESPSRAKAKQPAVVAFVAPVQGSAAAPARRLPESRPAASRADVSPEPLTYAVAAPPRRCATCFGPLRSPDAVPPAAPAFTPPSVATGTGSSAIAAGDPGLGIVDLNPGLIWYRTPARVIQLP
- a CDS encoding NUDIX hydrolase, with amino-acid sequence MMRIKYEVSAGGLVLRRNGNSLEALLIGRGEPRVWSLPKGHVEPRETHEQAALREVREETGCWAEILSKLSDISYWFYLNRTKHKKSVHFYLMRYLSGDTANHDHEVDEARWFEIKAAKKALKYVNEKRLVDLGLEWLEQQGGSIFEPETVTAAQSVGETSA
- a CDS encoding segregation/condensation protein A, yielding MTETAALDERALRVSVDVFDGPLDLLLNLVKERQLDIATVPLATVADQYLAYIHAMEALDVELAADYLVVAATLVFLKSKALLPPIPIELAGEGEESAEAIEARLRERLIAYSKYRDVGQDLRARAAEASAYYLRPDGGDPTAELVQRYRIDAGKLAGALAAALRAAKPEKRTIVRERVSLNEQMDLVARAVRRAGRASFFGLCAGLDRLAIIVTFLAVLELVRRGRVRVAQAEAFEDIELLPPFEENHAA
- the scpB gene encoding SMC-Scp complex subunit ScpB produces the protein MQPELVDTGKLQRDLEALLFVASEALSIKQLAKLTGAEESAVALAVSKIEEEFAHRGIVVRFAGGGYRFASAPAAREAVEAYLLPPKSNLSPAALETLAIVAYTQPCTKGEIEDVRGVSADSVIATLLDRRFIAESGRRETPGRPLLYKTTPEFLESFGLNSLDELPQIDVEAGVPLELAFPVPTVASAAATFEPSAAVQAGEYEESETDEQHNPPVETTVEPETEPQPSAV